A region of Necator americanus strain Aroian chromosome I, whole genome shotgun sequence DNA encodes the following proteins:
- a CDS encoding hypothetical protein (NECATOR_CHRI.G4097.T1) produces MKLIWIALLLLLLLLLLLLLLLLLLLLLLLLLLIIIIIIIIIIIIIIIIIIIIIIIIIIIIIIIYRNTYTTPS; encoded by the coding sequence ATGAAGCTAATATGGAtcgcattattattattattattattattattattattattattattattattattattattattattattattattattattaataattattattattattattattattattattattattattattattattattattattattattattattattattattattattattatttatcgcAATACGTATACAACACCCTCATAA